From the Pungitius pungitius chromosome 6, fPunPun2.1, whole genome shotgun sequence genome, one window contains:
- the lctlb gene encoding lactase-like b produces MLPRCAFSVCHVFVLVLCLSSAEDFDWTKNGHSSFHYGTFPAGFSWGAGSSAYQTEGAWDKDGKGLSIWDVFSHKKGKIQRNDTGDSSCEGYHKVKDDVSLMKELKLNHYRFSISWPRLIPTGIKSDHINEKGIQYYDELINHLLESKITPIVTLYHWDLPQVLQEKYGGWQNISMVNHFNEFASLCFERFGNRVKYWMTFNNPWSVAVEGYETGEHAPGLRLKGTGAYKAAHHIIKAHAKVWHTYDTQWRGKQKGLVGISLSGDWGEPVDISNQKDIEAAERYVQFFLGWFATPIFHGDYPQVMKDFVGRKSAQQGLGTSRLPTFSPQEKSYIKGTCDFLGIGHFTTRYITEKNHPSARGSGSYFTDRDLAELVDPRWPDPGSEWLYSVPWGFRRLLNFVKSQYGNPMIYVTENGVSEKMLCTELCDEWRIQYYKDYINEMLKAIKDGVNVKGYTAWSLLDKFEWDEGYSERFGLYYVDFRNKNKPRYPKASVQFYKRVISSNGFPNQREVENWRRKAVETCSSSNQLLAADPLTSQMEMVTEIVVPTVCTLSILLGAVFLMFLLRRRN; encoded by the exons ATGCTGCCCCGCTGTGCATTCAGTGTGtgccatgtgtttgtgttggtgctGTGTCTGTCTTCGGCTGAGGACTTCGACTGGACAAAGAACGGTCACAGCTCCTTCCATTATGGCACTTTTCCAGCTG GATTTTCGTGGGGTGCCGGCAGTTCAGCCTACCAAACAGAAGGAGCTTGGGACAAAGATGGAAAAGGACTGAGCATCTGGGACGTGTTCAGTCATAAGAAAGGCAAAATCCAAAGAAATGACACCGGGGATTCCTCCTGTGAGGGTTACCACAAAGTCAAG GATGATGTTTCCCTGATGAAGGAGTTGAAGCTTAACCACTATCGCTTCTCTATATCCTGGCCCAGGCTCATCCCCACTGGCATAAAGT CTGACCATATAAATGAAAAGGGAATACAGTACTATGATGAGCTGATTAACCATCTGTTGGAGAGCAAGATCACTCCCATTGTTACCCTGTATCACTGGGATCTTCCACAG GTCTTGCAAGAGAAATATGGCGGATGGCAGAACATAAGCATGGTCAATCATTTCAATGAATTTGCGAGCCTTTGCTTTGAAAGATTTGGTAACCGAGTGAAGTACTGGATGACTTTCAACAATCCATGG TCGGTCGCAGTCGAAGGCTATGAGACGGGTGAGCATGCTCCCGGACTGCGGCTGAAAGGAACAGGTGCATACAAAGCTGCCCATCACATAATCAAG GCCCACGCGAAGGTTTGGCACACTTATGACACTCAATGGAGAgggaaacaaaaag GTCTAGTTGGCATCTCCCTCTCCGGGGATTGGGGAGAGCCGGTGGATATCAGCAACCAGAAAGACATTGAGGCAGCTGAGAGATATGTCCAGTTCTTCCTGGGCTGGTTTGCCACACCCATCTTTCATGGAGATTACCCTCAAGTGATGAAAGACTTTGTCG GAAGGAAGAGTGCCCAACAAGGCCTCGGGACGTCCCGCCTGCCCACATTTTCCCCCCAAGAGAAGAGCTACATCAAGGGGACCTGTGACTTCCTGGGCATCGGCCATTTCACCACCCGCTACATCACCGAAAAGAACCACCCATCAGCTCGCGGCAGCGGCAGCTACTTCACCGACCGTGACCTGGCGGAGCTGGTTGACCCGCGGTGGCCCGACCCCGGCTCAGAGTGGCTCTACTCGGTTCCATGGGGTTTCAGACGTCTGCTCAATTTTGTCAAG TCTCAGTACGGAAACCCGATGATTTATGTGACGGAGAACGGAGTCTCTGAGAAGATGCTGTGCACAGAACTGTGTGACGAATGGAGGATCCAGTATTATAAGGACTACATCAATGAGATGCTGAAAG CCATCAAAGACGGAGTGAACGTGAAGGGCTACACCGCGTGGTCCCTGCTGGACAAGTTTGAGTGGGATGAAGGTTACTCAGAGAGGTTCGGCTTGTACTATGTGGACTTCAGGAACAAAAACAAGCCCCGCTATCCCAAAGCTTCTGTCCAGTTTTACAAACGCGTCATTAGCTCCAACGGATTTCCCAATCAGAGAGAG GTGGAGAACTGGAGGAGGAAGGCGGTTGAGACTTGTTCCTCCAGCAATCAGCTCCTAGCTGCAG ACCCTTTGACCAGCCAAATGGAGATGGTAACTGAAATTGTTGTTCCCACCGTTTGCACACTCTCTATTTTGCTCGGCGCCGTCTTCCTTATGTTCCTGCTGCGGAGGCGGAACTAG
- the zwilch gene encoding protein zwilch homolog has protein sequence MGSKVISNAKEFYNILRSLQDEESNEQFVYEEDIQMLKTDGGRIPVLKMYCGNQPVVICEKAVPKINEPDDKPMKETTNCNDSNDADNDDDDIGEANALLTELGPEPLTITKARQLLSWYTLSQNDNMSSIDNNPALHPLWVRCDMSDPAGTTWFGAETVCMGKRVSGVKLYSVTCKGSTVDKASLITLDQLKQEHNKRHHPSSMAIKGSARFLLFGSTVFENSVIESQSSVTVDFKWSHVESILETPPLSSTATLNIKVASGDMRSPMNEMYRELEFLQTLADGLRTGETEWLEALESMSAVNLTKAFLQELRDTSKTLQDQTAKTAKNTEVKLETNIFNSFLERGDLDFVEQLWVRMRRSVTSYQDIGDCLKLVTEALRYGDIKPWIHRDSSSSLSKLILQSYHQQIDHVSLTGVTPVQMLLEMGLDKMRKDYINYLIGEQLTTLNHLGYYLSTEVDLQEQVIRLQKLHHLLEIIVTCSTFLGLTYDRLFLLTQSCLQHYKTHPYDEEHEFKLQIKPALISHFYQKEQPVLWGAEVSSGHGSRDVRTSITLSDRPLVDHVIFESDEPNETMNVDSENPALFSTMVCCSLVNFA, from the exons ATGGGCTCAAAAGTGATATCCAATGCTAAGGAGTTTTATAATATTCTTCG GTCTCTTCAAGATGAGGAAAGCAACGAACAATTTGTATATGAG GAGGACATCCAAATGTTAAAGACGGACGGAGGCAGAATTCCTGTGCTGAAAATGTACTGTGGCAACCAGCCAGTCGTCATCTGTGAAAAAGCT gttccaaaaataaatgaacccGATGATAAACCAATGAAGGAAACGACCAACTGCAATGACAGCAATGATgcagataatgatgatgatgatattggGGAGGCCAATGCTCTCCTGACAGAACTGGGACCAGAGCCGCTCACAATCACAAAAGCAAG gCAGTTGCTATCTTGGTACACATTATCCCAAAATGATAATATGTCATCTATTGACAACAACCCCGCCTTGCACCCTCTATGGGTTCGATGTGACATGTCTGATCCAGCTGGAACCACCTGGTTTGGAGCTGAAACGGTCTGCATGGGAAAGAGAGTATCTGGTGTCAAATTATACTCTGTTACCTGCAAAG GCTCAACTGTGGACAAAGCATCTCTCATAACCTTGGACCAGCTTAAACAAGAGCACAACAAAAGGCACCACCCGTCCTCG ATGGCAATCAAAGGCAGTGCCAGGTTCCTCTTGTTTGGCTCCACTGTTTTTGAAAACTCCGTTATTGAGTCACAGAGTAGCGTGACAGTGGATTTCAAATGGAGCCATGTGGAAAGTATCCTTGAAACCCCACCCCTGTCTTCTACAGCAACACTG AATATTAAAGTTGCCAGCGGCGACATGAGGAGCCCAATGAATGAGATGTACAGAGAGCTGGAGTTTCTTCAG ACTCTAGCCGATGGTTTGAGAACTGGTGAGACTGAATGGCTGGAGGCTTTGGAAAGCATGTCTGCTGTAAATCTGACCAAGGCCTTCCTTCAAG AGCTTCGGGATACTTCAAAGACACTACAAGACCAGACTGCTAAAACAGCTAAG AACACAGAGGTGAAACTTGAGACAAACATATTCAACTCATTCTTGGAACGAGGCGATTTGGATTTCGTGGAGCAGCTGTGGGTTCGGATGAGAAGGA gTGTAACTTCATATCAAGACATTGGAGATTGCCTGAAATTGGTCACGGAAGCTCTAAGATATGGGGACATCAAACCCTGG ATTCAcagagacagcagcagctccctcaGCAAGCTCATCCTGCAGTCCTACCACCAGCAGATTGACCATGTGTCTCTCACAGGTGTCACCCCTGTCCAAATGCTGCTGGAGATGGGTCTGGACAAGATGAGAAAAGATTACATTAACTACCTCATTG gggAACAATTGACAACTCTTAACCACTTG GGTTATTACCTGAGCACAGAGGTTGATCTGCAGGAGCAAGTGATCCGACTCCAAAAACTGCACCATCTGCTGGAAATAATAGTGACCTGCAGTACTTTCCTGGGACTGACCTACGACCGGCTTTTCCTTCTCACACA ATCATGTTTGCAGCACTACAAAACACACCCATATGATGAGGAGCATGAATTCAAACTGCAAATCAAACCTGCACTGATCAGCCATTTCTACCAGAA AGAGCAGCCAGTCCTGTGGGGGGCTGAGGTGTCCAGTGGCCACGGTTCCCGTGATGTCAGGACCTCCATAACTCTCAGTGACAGACCACTGGTTGATCATGTCATCTTTGAATCAG atgAACCAAATGAAACCATGAATGTGGACAGTGAGAATCCTGCCTTATTCTCCACCATGGTGTGCTGCAGCCTCGTCAACTTTGCATGA
- the rpl4 gene encoding 60S ribosomal protein L4 — protein MACSRPLISVYSEKGESAGKNVVLPAVFKAPIRPDVVNFVHTNMRKNSRQPYAVSELAGHQTSAESWGTGRAVARIPRVRGGGTHRSGQGAFGNMCRGGRMFAPTKTWRRWHHRINTTQKRYAICSAVAATAIPALVMSKGHRIEEIPEVPLVVEDKVEGYKKTKEAVLLLKKLKAWNDIKKVYASQRMRAGKGKMRNRRRIQRRGPCIIYNQDSGLTKAFRNIPGITLQNVNKLNLLRLAPGGHVGRFCIWTESAFRKLDELYGTWRRPSSLKAGYNLPMHKMTNTDLSRILKSEEIQKALRAPNKKITRRVLKKNPLKNLRIMLKLNPYAKTARRNAILKHDPKIKAKMLKPKKKPGKKGAPKKPKA, from the exons ATG GCCTGTTCCCGACCACTGATCTCGGTTTATTCCGAGAAAGGAGAATCTGCCGGCAAGAATGTCGTCCTGCCAGCCGTGTTCAAGGCTCCGATTCGCCCTGATGTCGTGAACTTTGTCCACACCAACATGCGCAAGAACAGTCGGCAGCCGTATGCCGTCAGCGAACTGGCAG ggCACCAGACCAGTGCCGAGTCTTGGGGTACAGGAAGAGCTGTAGCCCGTATCCCCCGTGTGAGAGGTGGTGGAACCCACCGCTCTGGCCAGGGTGCTTTTGGAAAT ATGTGTCGTGGAGGCCGCATGTTTGCCCCGACTAAAACCTGGCGTCGCTGGCACCACAGAATAAACACAACCCAGAAGCGCTATGCCATCTGCTCTGCAGTGGCAGCAACTGCCATTCCTGCACTTGTGATGTCCAAAG GACATCGCATTGAGGAAATCCCAGAGGTCCCATTGGTGGTTGAAGACAAGGTTGAGGGCTACAAGAAAACCAAGGAAGCGGTTCTCCTGCTGAAGAAGCTGAAAGCCTGGAATGACATAAAGAAA GTCTACGCCTCTCAGCGCATGCGTGCTGGTAAGGGTAAGATGAGGAATCGCAGGCGGATCCAACGCAGAGGACCATGTATCATCTACAACCAAGACTCCGGTCTCACCAAAGCCTTTAGAAATATCCCAG GCATCACTTTGCAGAACGTAAACAAACTGAACCTTCTGAGACTCGCCCCTGGTGGTCACGTTGGCCGCTTCTGCATCTGGACTGAAAGTGCTTTCCGCAAGCTGGACGAGCTGTACGGCACCTGGCGTAGACCTTCCTCCCTGAAGGCTGGCTACAA CCTGCCAATGCACAAGATGACCAACACTGACCTGAGCAGGATTTTAAAGAGTGAGGAGATCCAGAAGGCTCTTCGTGCACCAAA CAAGAAGATCACCCGCAGAGTGCTGAAGAAGAATCCTCTGAAGAACTTGAGGATAATGCTCAAACTGAACCCTTACGCCAAGACAGCAAGACGTAATGCCATCCTGAAGCACGACCCTAAG ATCAAGGCCAAGATGCTGAAACCCAAGAAGAAGCCTGGCAAAAAAGGAGCACCTAAAAAACCCAAGGCATAA